A single region of the Oryzias latipes chromosome 21, ASM223467v1 genome encodes:
- the LOC101160383 gene encoding sacsin-like isoform X2 — protein MSQRRSKARTSFGPTAPPFLDYLKNILRKYPDGGQILKELIQNADDGQATEVVFIHDERRYGTESLWTNKLGKYQGPALYAYNNAAFTDEDWERIQMAGRSGKVNDPNKIGRFGIGFNSVYHITDVPIIFSSGHLGVMDPQENIFGERNGGFLWSLEDEEHKEALMTMHDQFQPFRDIVSVIKGEKWSKIMEDEHFAGTLFRFPLRNEISDISDNLYNSGKVVELFDSFIADAELSLLFLRSVRSVSLLHISCDGTVKTRLEVKASSSEVPLQSEEDSDLEGFTRFKQIILKSEDYKETQWLVTTCTMKKGLMEDLDVLAEKLSFVPRVDLAFPCSEQREHGEGRLSCFLPLPNNESNKTGLPVHVNACFGLTDNRRHLKWQEEDQRHDKHALWNELLVNKVLPQAFVVMIQDAIKLCQESRLPVPSVYRLWPDNSHMQHKDKWRKVARDVFDQLFRQDAAVLSLAKDERWFIPLSDAIIPSKDLKKPEIVNAVKRTLVFYGENLVTVPDHVMKAIETTSHTTPKQVTPSFLRRVLLMNGMQSIAKEDKLCLLEFVLSDENYNELQGLQLLPLSDGSFTSFTNREEDTALIDTEEFPRYTVHLSIIFTTIKPLFD, from the exons GACTTCCTTTGGGCCCACAGCGCCCCCCTTCCTTGACTACCTGAAAAACATTCTGCGCAAGTATCCAGATGGTGGGCAGATTTTAAAG GAACTGATTCAAAATGCAGATGACGGTCAAGCAACAGAAGTGGTTTTCATTCACGATGAAAGAAGATATGGGACTGAGAGTCTGTGGACGAATAAACTTGGAAAATACCAAG GTCCTGCTCTCTATGCCTACAACAATGCAGCCTTCACAGACGAGGACTGGGAGAGAATTCAAATGGCAGGAAGGAGCGGCAAAGTCAATGACCCAAACAAAATCGGGAGGTTTGGAATTGGCTTCAACTCCGTTTACCACATCACCG ACGTGCCAATTATATTCAGCTCAGGACATCTTGGGGTGATGGACCcgcaagaaaacatttttggtgaaAGAAATGGAGGCTTTCTGTGGTCCTTGGAGGATGAAGAGCACAAAGAGGCTTTGATGACGATGCATGATCAGTTTCAGCCCTTTCGAGACATCGTTTCAGttataaaaggagaaaaatggtcaaaaattATGGAGGATGAGCATTTTGCTGGGACACTTTTCAGATTCCCCCTCCGCAATGAAATATCCGATATCTCAGATAACCTGTACAACTCAGGAAAAGTGGTTGAGCTTTTTGACAGCTTTATTGCAGAtgcagaactgagcctcctgtTCTTAAGAAGCGTGCGCTCAGTGTCCTTGCTACACATCAGCTGCGATGGGACTGTTAAGACCAGACTTGAAGTAAAAGCTTCCTCCTCAGAAGTCCCTCTACAATCAGAGGAAGACTCAGATCTTGAGGGTTTTACAAGATTCAAACAGATTATCCTCAAATCAGAAGATTACAAAGAAACACAGTGGCTTGTGACAACATGCACTATGAAAAAGGGACTCATGGAAGATCTTGATGTCCTTGCAGAAAAGTTAAGCTTTGTTCCCAGAGTTGACTTAGCTTTTCCCTGCAGCGAGCAGAGAGAACACGGGGAGGGAAGACTGAGCTGCTTCCTCCCTCTCCCGAACAACGAGTCCAACAAGACCGGCCTCCCAGTTCATGTGAATGCTTGCTTTGGCCTTACAGACAACAGAAGACATCTCAAGTGGCAGGAAGAAGATCAGAGACATGATAAACATGCTTTGTGGAATGAATTACTGGTAAACAAAGTACTTCCTCAAGCATTTGTGGTGATGATTCAAGATGCCATCAAACTTTGTCAAGAATCTCGCCTGCCTGTTCCTTCCGTGTACCGTCTGTGGCCTGACAACTCCCACATGCAGCACAAGGACAAATGGCGAAAAGTTGCTAGGGATGTTTTTGATCAGTTATTCAGACAGGATGCAGCTGTCCTCTCTCTCGCTAAAGATGAACGTTGGTTCATCCCTTTGTCTGATGCCATAATACCCAGCAAGGATCTTAAAAAGCCAGAAATAGTAAATGCTGTTAAAAGGACCTTGGTTTTCTATGGAGAAAATCTTGTCACTGTACCAGATCATGTAATGAAGGCCATCGAGACCACTTCCCACACAACCCCAAAGCAAGTAACTCCAAGCTTCCTCAGGAGGGTTTTACTCATGAATGGGATGCAGTCCATTGCTAAGGAGGACAAACTCTGTCTTTTGGAGTTTGTATTGAGTGATGAAAACTACAATGAGCTTCAgggtctccagcttcttcctctcAGCGATGGCTCCTTCACATCTTTCACAAACAGAGAAGAGGACACTGCGTTGATTGACACAGAAGAATTTCCAAGGTACACTGTtcatttgtccatcatttttACTACAATCAAACCTTTATTTGACTGA